One Halobaculum roseum DNA segment encodes these proteins:
- a CDS encoding glutathione S-transferase family protein — protein MSDATNMLVDGEWRTGVRRDTGDSGEFERTETSFRDWIDGSVPEPGADPVDNPEFPAEPDRYHVYICRACPWAHRVAMTRALKGLDDVISLSLTQPERYDEGWEFSEEQPDPLYGADYLREIYTRADDEYTGRVTVPVLWDKQRETVVNNESEEIMRMLDTAFDDLGNGVDLYPEGSREAVDDLIDDIYPRINNGVYRAGFASTQEAYDEAVDELFAALDEYDDLLGDRRYLAGDRLTEADVAMFATLVRFDHVYHTHFRCNRRGIHEYDNLWEYTKEIYQIPGVAETVNVDHITRHYYKSHESLNPKRIVPTGPDIDFAESHDRDRLDGGPPAELAADVTAE, from the coding sequence ATGAGCGACGCGACCAACATGCTCGTCGACGGCGAGTGGCGCACCGGCGTCCGCCGCGACACGGGCGACTCCGGCGAGTTCGAGCGAACCGAGACCAGCTTCCGCGACTGGATCGACGGCTCGGTGCCGGAGCCCGGCGCCGACCCCGTCGACAACCCCGAGTTCCCCGCCGAACCCGACCGCTATCACGTGTATATCTGCCGGGCGTGCCCGTGGGCCCACCGCGTCGCGATGACGCGGGCGCTGAAGGGGCTGGACGACGTCATCTCGCTGTCGCTCACACAACCCGAGCGCTACGACGAGGGATGGGAGTTCTCCGAGGAACAGCCGGACCCGCTGTACGGCGCCGACTACCTCCGGGAGATCTACACGAGGGCGGACGACGAGTACACCGGGCGCGTGACGGTCCCCGTCCTCTGGGACAAGCAACGCGAGACCGTCGTCAACAACGAGAGCGAGGAGATCATGCGGATGCTCGACACAGCCTTCGACGACCTCGGCAACGGCGTCGACCTCTACCCCGAGGGATCTCGCGAGGCGGTGGACGACCTGATCGACGATATCTACCCGCGCATCAACAACGGCGTCTACCGCGCCGGCTTCGCGAGCACGCAGGAGGCGTACGACGAGGCCGTCGACGAGCTGTTCGCCGCCCTCGACGAGTACGACGACCTGCTCGGGGACCGGCGCTACCTCGCGGGCGACCGGCTCACCGAGGCGGACGTGGCGATGTTCGCGACGCTGGTCCGGTTCGACCACGTCTATCACACCCACTTCCGGTGTAACCGCCGCGGGATCCACGAGTACGACAACCTCTGGGAGTACACCAAGGAGATCTACCAGATCCCAGGCGTCGCCGAGACCGTCAACGTGGACCACATCACCCGCCACTACTACAAGTCCCACGAGAGCCTCAACCCCAAGCGGATCGTGCCCACCGGACCCGACATCGACTTCGCCGAGTCCCACGACCGCGACCGCCTCGACGGCGGTCCGCCCGCCGAGCTGGCGGCCGACGTGACCGCGGAGTGA
- the pth2 gene encoding peptidyl-tRNA hydrolase Pth2: MKQAIVVRTDLGMGTGKLAAQVAHASLSAYEDTGTKARKAWKGEGQKKVVLKAAGESQIFELADRAEREGLPHAVIRDAGHTQLDPGTVTTLAVGPGEESIVDKVTGDLSLY; this comes from the coding sequence ATGAAGCAGGCCATCGTCGTCCGCACCGACCTCGGGATGGGGACGGGGAAGCTGGCCGCGCAGGTCGCCCACGCGTCGCTGTCGGCCTACGAGGACACCGGGACGAAGGCGCGCAAGGCGTGGAAGGGCGAGGGACAGAAGAAGGTCGTCCTCAAGGCCGCCGGCGAGTCGCAGATCTTCGAGCTGGCCGACCGCGCCGAGCGCGAGGGGCTCCCACACGCGGTCATCCGCGACGCCGGGCACACACAGCTCGACCCCGGAACCGTCACCACGCTGGCGGTCGGCCCGGGCGAGGAGTCGATCGTCGACAAGGTGACCGGCGACCTCTCGCTGTACTGA
- a CDS encoding DNA-directed RNA polymerase subunit P encodes MSYKCSRCKRDVELDEYGGVRCPYCGHRVLLKERAPDVKEVDVS; translated from the coding sequence ATGAGCTACAAGTGTTCCCGGTGCAAGCGCGACGTCGAGCTCGACGAGTACGGCGGCGTGCGCTGTCCGTACTGCGGACACCGCGTGCTCCTCAAGGAGCGCGCGCCCGACGTGAAGGAAGTCGACGTTTCCTGA
- a CDS encoding DUF2103 domain-containing protein: protein MNCRRCGSSLRKPGDYCLACDTANCESVVIEFGADRATLTMLGFEPEHPPDDFDPASLVLGETTVTTVPDDGERTAKVQLRNFAGRVADEVRRKRPETVYAAGEREPLREARAQLHYEFYRVPDEDPVGAVLARRGEPALEVVDAPAEAKIGGSHSTLIGERTGMKAILAAAEHPHVKKVIPGPIDAGGSGSRTGLRAKVTRADEHGNVRLLLRDGSSVQENRVVTTAGDRETGERVRDDLNEVLQESGFAEGGGR from the coding sequence ATGAACTGCCGGCGGTGCGGCTCGTCCCTTCGCAAGCCCGGGGACTACTGTCTCGCCTGCGACACCGCCAACTGCGAGAGCGTCGTGATCGAGTTCGGGGCCGACCGCGCGACGCTCACGATGCTCGGCTTCGAGCCCGAACACCCGCCCGACGACTTCGACCCCGCGTCGCTGGTGCTCGGGGAGACGACGGTCACGACCGTCCCCGACGACGGCGAGCGCACCGCGAAGGTGCAGCTCCGGAACTTCGCCGGCCGCGTCGCCGACGAGGTACGGCGCAAGCGCCCCGAGACGGTGTACGCCGCCGGCGAGCGCGAGCCGCTGCGGGAGGCCCGCGCGCAGCTGCACTACGAGTTCTACCGCGTCCCCGACGAGGACCCCGTCGGCGCCGTGCTCGCCCGCCGCGGCGAACCGGCGCTAGAGGTGGTCGACGCGCCGGCGGAGGCGAAGATCGGCGGCTCGCACTCGACGCTCATCGGCGAGCGAACCGGGATGAAGGCGATCCTCGCGGCCGCCGAGCACCCGCACGTCAAGAAGGTGATCCCCGGCCCCATCGACGCCGGTGGCTCCGGGTCGCGCACGGGCCTGCGCGCGAAGGTGACCCGCGCCGACGAGCACGGGAACGTCCGGCTGCTCCTGCGTGACGGCTCCAGCGTGCAGGAAAATCGCGTCGTCACGACCGCCGGCGACCGCGAGACGGGCGAGCGGGTGCGCGACGACCTGAACGAGGTGCTCCAGGAGTCGGGGTTCGCGGAGGGCGGGGGGCGGTAG
- a CDS encoding archaellin/type IV pilin N-terminal domain-containing protein, translated as MFEFITDEEERGQVGIGTLIVFIAMVLVAAIAAGVLINTAGFLQSKSQETGQQSSKQVSDRLQEVSTVGNVNSAGDAVDIVNVTVTQAPGAGEIDIHNATVTWIGPSGTDQLIANTTAEYESLPGSLQSNEFSYQTVKDSDDSNNVLNDADDRLNLVFDTSVINGELGEGSEVTIKVNTMAGATTSIRFTVPESLGNKEAVEL; from the coding sequence ATGTTCGAATTCATCACGGACGAGGAAGAGCGCGGGCAGGTGGGTATCGGGACGCTCATCGTGTTCATCGCGATGGTGCTGGTGGCGGCGATCGCCGCCGGCGTCCTCATCAACACCGCGGGATTCCTCCAGAGCAAGTCGCAGGAAACGGGACAGCAGTCGAGCAAACAGGTCAGCGACCGGCTCCAGGAGGTTTCGACCGTCGGTAACGTGAACAGCGCCGGCGACGCCGTCGACATCGTGAACGTGACCGTCACGCAGGCGCCCGGCGCCGGCGAGATCGACATCCACAACGCCACGGTCACCTGGATCGGTCCCAGCGGAACGGATCAGTTGATCGCGAACACCACCGCCGAGTACGAGAGCCTCCCGGGAAGCCTCCAGAGCAACGAGTTCTCCTACCAGACGGTGAAGGACTCCGACGACTCGAACAACGTCCTCAACGACGCCGACGACCGCCTGAACCTCGTGTTCGATACGAGCGTCATCAACGGTGAACTCGGCGAGGGCAGCGAAGTGACGATCAAGGTCAACACGATGGCCGGCGCGACCACGAGCATCCGCTTCACCGTCCCCGAGTCGCTCGGGAACAAGGAAGCAGTCGAGCTGTAA
- a CDS encoding KEOPS complex subunit Pcc1, with the protein MPAPDAYDHRAVLRFPYPDQRRARTVHGAIAVEVGDIDDDRSTAAVDRAGDTVEVTVRARDLVALRAGVNTWTRLVETAETVAATAER; encoded by the coding sequence GTGCCCGCACCCGACGCGTACGACCACCGCGCGGTCCTTCGCTTTCCGTACCCCGACCAGCGGCGCGCCCGGACCGTCCACGGGGCGATCGCCGTCGAGGTCGGCGACATCGACGACGACCGGTCGACGGCCGCCGTCGACCGCGCGGGCGACACCGTCGAGGTGACCGTGCGCGCGCGCGACCTCGTCGCGCTCCGGGCCGGCGTCAACACCTGGACCCGGCTCGTCGAGACGGCCGAGACGGTGGCGGCGACGGCGGAGCGGTAA
- a CDS encoding 50S ribosomal protein L37ae: MAEQQKARKVGSAGRFGARYGRVARKRVSDIEAEMENATVDGDSVKRIGTGVWVNEETGETFTGGAYRPQTPGGRSVRRSIRAALEDESDDE; encoded by the coding sequence ATGGCTGAACAGCAGAAGGCGCGGAAGGTCGGCAGCGCCGGCCGCTTCGGCGCGCGATACGGGCGCGTCGCCCGAAAGCGCGTGTCGGACATCGAGGCAGAGATGGAGAACGCCACCGTCGACGGCGACTCGGTCAAGCGCATCGGCACCGGCGTGTGGGTCAACGAGGAGACCGGCGAGACGTTCACCGGCGGCGCCTACCGGCCGCAGACGCCGGGCGGTCGCTCGGTGCGGCGCAGCATCCGCGCCGCCCTCGAAGACGAGAGCGACGACGAGTAA
- a CDS encoding YIP1 family protein → MSRPRTPLLRPSRYYEAHDGSPPFAHAAAAVAVVTLATAGGLAVFLGEFAAALDVPITVDNPAYPGEPFCEDSMFDDTPTGCGEPKEVERNLGALVAEELSWLPPATVVLVPVVWLVQGGVLHAASALADGEGAFADTLAVAGWGMVPSLARLLAVGVLVISRLRTVALPENPEGALDALRAAIGGVELVGLLAAVVVAVWAGVIRTYGLADARDHSVGTAATIVGVLTAIGLVFELF, encoded by the coding sequence ATGTCGCGTCCCCGCACGCCCCTCCTCCGACCGAGTCGCTACTACGAGGCCCACGACGGCTCCCCGCCGTTCGCCCACGCGGCCGCCGCGGTCGCGGTCGTCACCCTCGCCACCGCCGGCGGGCTGGCCGTCTTCCTCGGCGAGTTCGCCGCCGCCCTCGACGTGCCGATCACCGTCGACAACCCGGCGTACCCCGGCGAGCCGTTCTGCGAGGACTCGATGTTCGACGACACGCCGACCGGCTGCGGGGAGCCGAAGGAGGTCGAGCGGAACCTGGGCGCGCTCGTCGCCGAGGAGCTGTCGTGGCTCCCGCCGGCGACCGTCGTGCTCGTCCCGGTGGTGTGGCTCGTGCAGGGCGGCGTCCTCCACGCCGCGAGCGCGCTCGCCGACGGCGAGGGCGCGTTCGCCGACACGCTCGCGGTCGCCGGCTGGGGGATGGTGCCGAGCCTGGCGCGCCTGCTCGCCGTCGGCGTACTGGTGATCTCCCGCCTTCGAACGGTCGCGCTCCCGGAGAACCCCGAGGGTGCGCTCGACGCCCTCCGGGCGGCGATCGGCGGCGTCGAACTGGTCGGCCTGCTCGCGGCCGTCGTCGTCGCGGTCTGGGCCGGCGTGATCCGGACGTACGGGCTGGCGGACGCGCGCGACCACTCGGTCGGGACCGCCGCGACGATCGTCGGCGTCCTCACCGCGATCGGGCTGGTGTTCGAGCTGTTTTGA
- the dcd gene encoding dCTP deaminase — protein MILSDTDILARLEEGDLAIDPLDDVDTQVQPASVDLRLGSEFLEFRRTNIPCIHPTDAREVDEYVEETHVPEGDDFILHPGDFVLGTTKETVAIPDDIVAHVEGRSSLGRLAIVVHATAGLCDPGYRGQITLELSNLGNAPVALSPGMRISQLTFTELKTPADRPYGEERGSKYQDQSGPQASRIGNDPEFATGDADESGGDGEPDR, from the coding sequence ATGATACTCTCGGACACCGACATCCTCGCCCGGCTCGAGGAGGGCGACCTCGCGATCGATCCGCTCGACGACGTGGACACGCAGGTCCAGCCCGCGAGCGTCGACCTCCGGCTCGGCTCGGAGTTCCTGGAGTTCCGCCGGACGAACATCCCCTGCATCCACCCGACCGACGCCCGCGAGGTCGACGAGTACGTCGAGGAGACCCACGTCCCCGAGGGCGACGACTTCATCCTCCACCCGGGCGACTTCGTGCTCGGCACGACCAAGGAGACGGTCGCCATCCCCGACGACATCGTCGCGCACGTCGAGGGGCGCTCCTCGCTGGGCCGCCTGGCGATCGTCGTCCACGCGACCGCCGGACTCTGCGACCCGGGGTACCGCGGACAGATCACCCTCGAACTGTCGAACCTGGGCAACGCGCCCGTCGCGCTCTCGCCGGGCATGCGCATCTCACAGCTCACGTTCACGGAGCTGAAGACGCCCGCCGACCGGCCCTACGGCGAGGAGCGCGGCTCGAAGTACCAGGACCAGTCCGGCCCGCAGGCGTCGCGCATCGGCAACGACCCCGAGTTCGCGACCGGCGACGCCGACGAGTCCGGCGGGGACGGGGAGCCCGACCGATGA
- a CDS encoding VOC family protein, translating to MNAAAIDHFVLTVSDVSASCDFYESLGAEVVTFGDDRKAVRFGDQKINLHPTDGDVTPVAAEPTVGAGDFCLLTETPIETVEAELRERGIEIVEGPVERTGAVAPITSVYVRDPDGNLVEIATT from the coding sequence ATGAACGCGGCGGCGATCGACCACTTCGTGCTCACCGTCTCGGACGTGAGCGCGAGCTGTGACTTCTACGAGTCGCTGGGGGCGGAGGTCGTGACCTTCGGCGACGACCGGAAGGCGGTCCGCTTCGGCGACCAGAAGATCAACCTCCACCCGACCGACGGCGACGTGACGCCCGTCGCGGCCGAGCCGACCGTCGGCGCCGGCGACTTCTGTCTGCTGACGGAGACGCCGATCGAGACCGTCGAGGCCGAACTCCGCGAGCGCGGGATCGAGATCGTCGAGGGGCCGGTCGAGCGAACCGGCGCGGTGGCGCCGATCACGTCGGTGTACGTCCGCGACCCCGACGGCAACCTCGTCGAGATCGCGACGACCTGA
- a CDS encoding bacterio-opsin activator domain-containing protein, which translates to MLIAEFTLSTPVLRDALAAAPEVTADLERTIEGDTTRIEFFARGDDLTRFEDALANDESVEDVRVLGEGPDFRFYRATLAPETTQRTASHVFADTGARPVSASGDHTGWDFRVQFPDREALAAYRDSCRKRNVSFTLHALYERADPRAEADEYGLAGDHGTV; encoded by the coding sequence ATGCTCATCGCCGAATTCACGCTGTCGACGCCAGTCCTCCGCGACGCCCTCGCGGCCGCGCCCGAGGTGACGGCCGACCTCGAGCGGACGATCGAGGGGGACACCACGCGCATCGAGTTCTTCGCCCGCGGCGACGACCTGACACGCTTCGAGGACGCACTCGCCAACGACGAGTCCGTCGAGGACGTGCGCGTGCTCGGCGAGGGACCGGACTTCCGGTTCTACCGAGCGACGCTCGCGCCCGAGACGACCCAGCGGACCGCATCCCACGTGTTCGCCGACACCGGCGCCCGCCCGGTGTCCGCCAGCGGCGACCACACGGGATGGGACTTCCGCGTGCAGTTCCCCGACCGCGAGGCGCTGGCGGCCTACCGCGACAGCTGCCGCAAGCGGAACGTCTCGTTCACGCTCCACGCCCTGTACGAGCGCGCCGACCCGCGCGCGGAGGCCGACGAGTACGGGCTCGCCGGCGATCACGGGACGGTCTGA
- a CDS encoding DUF7563 family protein, with protein sequence MVRTCQNCGGTVTERYARVFAPDATAGPRVCPNCEDLVRDGASVREARANRG encoded by the coding sequence ATGGTTCGGACGTGCCAGAACTGCGGGGGAACGGTGACGGAGCGCTACGCTCGGGTGTTCGCGCCCGACGCGACGGCCGGACCGCGGGTGTGTCCGAACTGCGAGGACCTCGTGCGCGACGGCGCGAGCGTCCGCGAGGCCCGCGCGAACCGCGGATAG
- a CDS encoding class I SAM-dependent methyltransferase — protein sequence MAPSRDRPDPSAPDFYTRIARAYDALARSGPLVATLRRALADALDPPADATVVEFGCGTGANRPYVADRLDAGGTYVGVDFASGVLRVARERGRERERERDGGDRDGGSGTGAAGHFVRGDATRPPLRPDAVDACCGAFVVGMLPEPAAAVREWADLVGPGGRIALLDLARTTRSGWRLLNPAFDLFVRAGSPPGTARSLERSPATVQDERVAAAHRALRDACADVEYRTLLGGFARVSAGTVE from the coding sequence GTGGCACCCTCGCGTGACCGACCGGACCCGTCGGCCCCGGATTTCTACACCCGCATCGCCCGCGCGTACGACGCGCTCGCCAGGAGCGGCCCCCTCGTGGCGACGCTCCGGCGGGCGTTGGCGGACGCGCTCGATCCTCCCGCGGACGCGACCGTCGTCGAGTTCGGCTGCGGAACCGGCGCGAACCGGCCGTACGTCGCGGACCGCCTCGACGCCGGCGGAACGTACGTCGGGGTCGACTTCGCGTCCGGCGTGCTCCGCGTCGCGCGCGAACGCGGACGGGAACGCGAGCGAGAACGCGACGGGGGCGACCGCGACGGGGGAAGCGGGACGGGCGCCGCGGGTCACTTCGTCCGCGGCGACGCGACCCGCCCGCCGCTTCGTCCCGACGCCGTCGACGCCTGCTGTGGCGCGTTCGTCGTGGGGATGCTCCCGGAGCCGGCGGCGGCGGTTCGCGAGTGGGCCGACCTCGTCGGGCCGGGCGGCCGGATCGCGCTGTTGGATCTGGCGCGGACGACGCGGTCGGGATGGCGGCTGCTGAACCCGGCGTTCGATCTGTTCGTCCGCGCGGGGTCGCCGCCGGGGACGGCGAGGTCGCTGGAGCGGTCGCCCGCGACCGTCCAGGACGAGCGCGTCGCCGCGGCCCACCGCGCGCTCCGGGATGCGTGTGCGGACGTGGAGTACCGAACGCTGCTCGGCGGGTTCGCGCGGGTGAGCGCGGGGACCGTCGAGTAG
- the truD gene encoding tRNA pseudouridine(13) synthase TruD, whose translation MREAHPRERATGVDFYVSDADGIGGRLRVAPEDFRVRERERMDPEPLDAHEGSYPFLLLRATLRRWDTNDFASALSNAIGASRERVSWAGTKDKHAVTTQLFTVRDADPEEIPDLDGADIEVLGRVGRDLTFGDLAGNEFAIRIRETAGDPDPITRDLRAFAAGDSAAAGDSNVAADDTAVEIAVPNYFGHQRFGSRRPITHEVGLAAIRGDWRGAVLAYCGNPYDTEPEDSQRAREVVEDQADADSPDWSAALEAMPGRLRYERSMLHRLDEGADWREALEAVPSNLQRLFVNAAQSYVFNRILSERLRRGLPFDRPVAGDVVAFVERDTAFPKPDMDRLQRATEGRVDTLARHCERGRAFVTAPLVGTETALADGEPGEIEREILRDLDVDPGDFELPGEFASTGTRRAILLPTDLTVSAEDGDPVFEFALPSGSYATAVLREYMKCDPERL comes from the coding sequence ATGCGGGAGGCCCATCCCCGCGAGCGCGCCACGGGCGTCGACTTCTACGTCAGCGACGCCGACGGGATCGGCGGCCGCCTCCGCGTCGCCCCCGAGGACTTCCGCGTCCGCGAGCGCGAGCGGATGGACCCGGAACCGCTCGACGCCCACGAGGGATCGTACCCCTTCCTCCTCCTGCGGGCGACCCTCCGCCGCTGGGACACCAACGACTTCGCGAGCGCGCTGTCGAACGCGATCGGCGCCAGCCGCGAGCGCGTCTCGTGGGCCGGCACGAAGGACAAACACGCCGTCACGACGCAGCTGTTCACGGTCCGCGACGCCGACCCCGAGGAGATCCCGGACCTCGACGGCGCCGACATCGAGGTGCTCGGGCGGGTCGGGCGCGACCTCACCTTCGGCGACCTCGCGGGCAACGAGTTCGCGATCCGGATCCGCGAGACGGCGGGTGACCCCGATCCGATCACCCGCGACCTGCGGGCGTTCGCCGCCGGCGACAGCGCCGCCGCCGGCGACAGCAACGTTGCCGCCGACGACACGGCGGTCGAGATCGCGGTGCCGAACTACTTCGGCCACCAGCGCTTCGGGAGCCGCCGGCCGATCACCCACGAGGTCGGCCTCGCGGCGATCCGCGGCGACTGGCGCGGCGCGGTGCTCGCCTACTGCGGCAACCCGTACGACACCGAGCCGGAGGACTCCCAGCGCGCCCGCGAGGTCGTCGAGGACCAGGCGGACGCCGACAGCCCGGACTGGAGCGCCGCGCTCGAGGCGATGCCCGGTCGCCTGCGCTACGAGCGCTCGATGCTCCACCGGCTCGACGAGGGCGCCGACTGGCGTGAGGCGCTGGAGGCGGTCCCGTCGAACCTCCAGCGGCTGTTCGTCAACGCCGCGCAGTCGTACGTGTTCAACCGGATCCTCTCCGAGCGCCTGCGCCGCGGGCTGCCGTTCGATCGCCCGGTCGCGGGCGACGTGGTCGCGTTCGTCGAGCGGGACACCGCGTTCCCGAAGCCCGACATGGACCGGCTCCAGCGGGCGACCGAGGGGCGCGTCGACACGCTCGCGCGCCACTGCGAGCGCGGGCGGGCGTTCGTCACCGCGCCGCTGGTGGGCACCGAGACGGCCCTCGCGGACGGCGAGCCCGGCGAGATCGAACGCGAGATCCTCCGCGACCTCGACGTGGATCCGGGCGACTTCGAGCTGCCGGGGGAGTTCGCCTCCACGGGCACCCGTCGGGCGATCCTGCTCCCGACCGACCTGACGGTCTCGGCGGAGGATGGCGACCCGGTGTTCGAGTTCGCGCTGCCGTCGGGGTCGTACGCGACGGCGGTGCTTCGGGAGTACATGAAGTGCGATCCGGAGCGGCTCTAG
- a CDS encoding thiamine-phosphate synthase family protein, giving the protein MRFIEEVVVDEFLPTVRALLAESLRERDLTQREVADALGISQSAVSKYAHGDVATNDRVADDERVREAVDRVAEGLASGDLSRVGALVELEVLIRRLEAGDLLAELHEAAMPELAGADYDFAVHDPDSGLRDRERTLSSLRRGVRTLTATSGFAGLIPHVGSNLVECVPDAVDIDDIAAVPGRIFDVKGTARVPSDPEFGVSEHVAGVLLSARAAGVDARAAVNVRYDPDLVEGLADAGVEAIEFEPNDHGETDAGSPDDPVRAAVAGRLGNGAGAGSEGGAAGDATADSDDPTDALGDVFAVYQTGGVGVEPVLYVLGPDAPTVARTVRDLL; this is encoded by the coding sequence ATGAGGTTCATCGAGGAGGTCGTCGTCGACGAGTTCCTCCCGACCGTCCGCGCGCTGCTGGCGGAGTCGCTTCGCGAGCGCGACCTGACCCAGCGGGAGGTCGCCGACGCGCTCGGCATCAGCCAGTCGGCGGTGTCGAAGTACGCACACGGCGACGTGGCGACCAACGACCGCGTCGCCGACGACGAGCGCGTCCGCGAGGCCGTCGACCGTGTCGCCGAGGGGCTCGCGTCGGGCGACCTGAGTCGCGTCGGCGCGCTCGTGGAGCTCGAGGTGCTGATCCGGCGACTAGAGGCTGGCGACCTGCTCGCGGAGCTCCACGAGGCGGCGATGCCGGAGCTGGCGGGCGCCGACTACGACTTCGCGGTCCACGACCCCGACAGCGGTCTGCGCGACCGCGAGCGGACGCTCTCCTCGCTGCGCCGCGGCGTCCGGACGCTCACCGCGACCTCCGGGTTCGCGGGGCTCATCCCCCACGTCGGCTCGAACCTCGTGGAGTGCGTGCCCGACGCGGTCGACATCGACGACATCGCAGCCGTTCCGGGCCGGATCTTCGACGTGAAGGGGACCGCCCGCGTGCCGAGCGACCCCGAGTTCGGCGTCAGCGAACACGTCGCGGGCGTGTTGCTGTCGGCGCGGGCGGCGGGCGTCGACGCCCGCGCGGCGGTGAACGTCCGCTACGACCCCGACCTCGTGGAGGGCCTGGCCGACGCCGGCGTCGAGGCGATCGAGTTCGAGCCGAACGATCACGGCGAGACCGACGCCGGCTCCCCCGACGACCCCGTCCGCGCGGCCGTGGCGGGCCGTCTCGGCAACGGGGCGGGCGCCGGCAGCGAGGGCGGCGCCGCCGGCGACGCGACCGCCGACAGCGACGACCCCACCGACGCCCTCGGCGACGTCTTCGCGGTCTACCAGACCGGCGGCGTCGGCGTCGAGCCGGTGTTGTACGTCCTCGGTCCGGACGCGCCGACGGTCGCCCGGACGGTTCGCGACCTCCTGTAG
- a CDS encoding pyridoxal phosphate-dependent aminotransferase — MHEPTARVRACDRSRIRVMFDLAQELEREGRDLVRLEVGEPDFDTPEHAVDAAVAAARGGHTHYTSNAGLPELREAISDTLAREYDVRHAADEVVVTTGGMEALHLAVLSTVEPGSEVLLPSPSWPNYWTQARLADATPVEVPMPAPDYDLDADTLIAEMGEDTSLVILCSPSNPTGRIADPDEVRAVVDAAADHGAYVIADEVYAKLTYDRDPTGVAALTGHPEHVLTVGSCSKTYAMTGWRVGWLAGDPTVVDEATKIRESTTACTGSVAQHAAIAALTGPQAPVEEMYDAFRERRDYVADRLSDMSGVTAPDPEGAFYAFLNPDTDEASLPLARRLCEDAGVVLAPGDGFGEAGRGQLRLSFANSMERLEEGLDRIEAAL; from the coding sequence ATGCACGAACCGACCGCCCGCGTCCGCGCGTGCGACCGCTCGCGGATCCGCGTGATGTTCGACCTCGCCCAGGAGTTGGAGCGGGAGGGGCGCGACCTCGTCCGCCTCGAGGTCGGCGAGCCCGACTTCGACACGCCCGAGCACGCCGTCGACGCCGCGGTCGCGGCCGCCCGCGGCGGACACACCCACTACACCTCCAACGCCGGCCTCCCGGAGTTACGGGAGGCGATCTCCGACACCCTCGCGCGCGAGTACGACGTTCGGCACGCGGCCGACGAGGTCGTCGTCACCACCGGCGGAATGGAGGCGCTCCACCTCGCGGTGCTCTCGACCGTCGAGCCCGGCAGCGAGGTGCTCCTGCCGTCGCCGTCGTGGCCGAACTACTGGACGCAGGCGAGACTGGCCGACGCGACACCCGTCGAGGTGCCGATGCCCGCGCCCGACTACGATCTGGACGCGGACACCCTGATCGCCGAGATGGGCGAGGACACCTCGCTGGTGATCCTCTGTTCGCCCTCGAACCCCACCGGCCGAATCGCCGACCCCGACGAGGTGCGCGCGGTCGTCGACGCGGCCGCCGACCACGGCGCGTACGTCATCGCCGACGAGGTGTACGCGAAGCTCACGTACGACCGCGATCCCACGGGCGTCGCCGCCCTGACCGGACACCCCGAACACGTGCTCACGGTCGGCTCCTGCTCGAAGACGTACGCGATGACGGGCTGGCGCGTCGGCTGGCTCGCCGGCGACCCGACGGTCGTCGACGAGGCGACGAAGATCCGGGAGTCGACGACCGCCTGCACCGGGAGCGTCGCCCAACACGCCGCGATCGCCGCGCTCACCGGGCCGCAAGCGCCCGTCGAGGAGATGTACGACGCCTTCCGCGAGCGTCGCGACTACGTCGCCGACCGCCTCTCGGACATGTCGGGCGTGACCGCGCCGGATCCGGAGGGCGCCTTCTACGCCTTCCTGAACCCCGACACCGACGAGGCGAGCCTCCCGCTGGCGAGGCGACTGTGTGAGGACGCCGGCGTCGTGCTCGCGCCCGGCGACGGCTTCGGCGAGGCCGGCCGCGGGCAGCTTCGGCTCTCGTTCGCCAACTCGATGGAGCGACTGGAGGAGGGACTCGACCGGATCGAGGCGGCGCTGTAG